The Carassius auratus strain Wakin unplaced genomic scaffold, ASM336829v1 scaf_tig00214857, whole genome shotgun sequence genome has a segment encoding these proteins:
- the LOC113093075 gene encoding CD209 antigen-like protein C, with product MAQKIDTREGRRKTDDIYENADVMKGEITVEMEDLKITRIHPSEHTGSDSVRIRSSRAAVVCLVLLSVLLLTAVTALCVQVFTNIDLFQTKGKNILEERDQLLTRNRKLTEERDQLLIKITSFSEDRDWLLHKYINLTNERDDIVVKNDNLIKQRDQLSWKIKEMLKSIHEMDGWIYHEFSFYYISSEMKSWTESRRYCTERGTDLIIINNTEEQEFVNTISGGAQVWIGLTDIEVEGSWKWVDGSTLTSEFWWSAEPNGQRGENCALNNQRWADYPCNSVFKWVCEKSVLHYYI from the exons ATGGCTCAGAAAATAGACACAAGAGAGGGACGAAGGAAAACAGATGATATCTATGAAAATGCTGATGTAATGAAAGGCGAAATCACAGTGGAGATGGAAGATTTGAAGATAACGAGAATCCATCCGTCTGAACACACAG GGAGTGATTCTGTGAGGATCAGAAGCTCCAGAGCAGCTGtagtgtgtttggttctgctgtctgttcttctgctgactgcagtcaCAGCGCTGTGTGTCCAAGTCTTTACAAACATCGACCTGTTTCAAACAAAGGGCAAAAACATCTTGGAAGAAAGAGACCAACTACTAACCAGGAATAGAAAGCTCACAGAAGAAAGAGACCAGCTACTAATTAAGATTACTAGCTTTTCAGAAGACAGAGACTGGCTACTACACAAGTACATAAATCTGACAAATGAAAGGGATGATATAGTAGTCAAGAATGACAATCTGATTAAACAAAGAGACCAGTTAAGCTGGAAGATAAAGGAAATGTTGAAAAGTATTCATGAAATgg ATGGATGGATTTACCATGAATTTAGTTTTTACTACATTTCCTCTGAGATGAAGAGCTGGACTGAAAGCAGAAGATACTGTACAGAGAGAGGAACAGATCTGATCATCATAAACAACACAGAGGAACAA GAATTTGTTAATACCATTTCTGGTGGTGCCCAAGTCTGGATTGGTTTGACTGACATTGAAGTGGAGGGCAGCTGGAAATGGGTTGATGGAAGCACACTGACCTCTGA GTTCTGGTGGTCTGCAGAGCCAAATGGACAAAGAGGAGAGAACTGTGCTCTAAATAATCAAAGATGGGCTGATTATCCatgtaattctgtttttaaatgggTCTGTGAGAAGAGcgttttacattattacatttaa